A genomic stretch from Kribbella amoyensis includes:
- a CDS encoding GntR family transcriptional regulator — MTTISAGPDPSSDTPGVRHVKRPTPLRESVYEALTEMIIDGTLERGRHLVEVELAGLLGVSRQPVREALQRLNNEGWVDLRPGFGAMVHVPAEDEVDQLLAARAALESESARLAARHASKEDVAALKELCKVGTAFQEAGDIDGAVRTNGELHAKITAMSGNRFLVDFAGQVDRRVRWYYTPVAPVRGAASWREHARLVKAIGEGDEDKAAQIMREHTEHTRTAYHDLQTQTPTQAPEKKPTPRRRRPTT, encoded by the coding sequence ATGACGACTATCAGCGCGGGCCCGGATCCCAGTTCCGACACCCCGGGCGTACGGCACGTCAAGCGGCCGACGCCTCTGCGGGAGTCGGTCTACGAGGCCCTCACCGAGATGATCATCGACGGCACCCTCGAGCGCGGCCGGCACCTCGTCGAGGTCGAGCTGGCCGGTCTCCTCGGCGTCTCCCGTCAGCCGGTGCGCGAAGCACTCCAGCGGCTCAACAACGAAGGCTGGGTGGACCTGCGCCCCGGCTTCGGCGCGATGGTGCACGTCCCGGCCGAGGACGAGGTGGACCAGCTCCTGGCGGCCCGCGCGGCGCTGGAGTCCGAGTCCGCCCGGCTCGCCGCCCGGCACGCGTCCAAGGAGGACGTCGCGGCGCTCAAGGAGCTCTGCAAGGTCGGCACGGCGTTCCAGGAAGCCGGGGACATCGACGGCGCGGTGCGCACCAACGGCGAACTGCACGCCAAGATCACCGCGATGTCCGGCAACCGCTTCCTGGTCGACTTCGCCGGCCAGGTCGACCGCCGGGTCCGCTGGTACTACACCCCGGTCGCCCCGGTCCGCGGCGCCGCCTCCTGGCGCGAGCACGCCCGCCTGGTCAAGGCGATCGGCGAAGGCGACGAGGACAAAGCCGCCCAGATCATGCGAGAGCACACCGAACACACCAGAACCGCCTACCACGACCTCCAAACCCAAACCCCCACCCAGGCCCCAGAAAAGAAACCCACCCCCCGCCGTCGCCGCCCCACAACCTGA
- a CDS encoding LysR family transcriptional regulator, with protein sequence MLLRQLEYLVALARERHFARAADACYVSQPSLSAAIRKLEQELDVPIVRRGRRFEGLTPEGERVLLWAQRILAERDALRHELSVMRGGLTGTLRLGAIPTAMPVVSLLTTPFCEKHTQARVTLESLSSRDITQKLAGFELDVAMTYLDDDTLGSVRKTPLYEERYLLLTPKDGELAELPVATWAQVAELPLCLLSPEMRNRRIMNSYFSDDGATATPAIESDTVSGLYSHLHGGHWSTVISHAWLHMFGVPDGMRVVPLKSPAHGPRVGLVVAARSPEAVLARALLDVARQAGVHLALDELLDVHLMGSGYSAQLA encoded by the coding sequence ATGTTGCTCCGCCAGCTCGAGTACCTGGTCGCGCTCGCCCGGGAACGGCATTTCGCCCGTGCCGCCGACGCCTGCTACGTCTCCCAGCCGTCACTGTCCGCGGCGATCCGCAAGCTGGAACAGGAGCTGGACGTCCCCATCGTCCGGCGCGGCCGCCGGTTCGAGGGACTGACGCCCGAGGGTGAGCGCGTGCTGCTCTGGGCCCAGCGCATCCTGGCGGAGCGGGACGCGCTGCGGCACGAGCTGTCGGTGATGCGCGGCGGCCTGACCGGGACGCTGCGGCTGGGCGCGATCCCGACCGCGATGCCGGTGGTCTCGCTGCTGACCACGCCGTTCTGCGAGAAGCACACCCAGGCCCGGGTGACGCTGGAGTCGCTGTCGTCGCGCGACATCACCCAGAAGCTGGCCGGCTTCGAGCTCGACGTCGCGATGACGTACCTCGACGACGACACCCTCGGCAGCGTCCGGAAGACCCCGCTGTACGAGGAGCGGTACCTGCTGCTCACCCCGAAGGACGGCGAGCTGGCCGAGCTCCCGGTCGCGACCTGGGCCCAGGTGGCCGAGTTGCCGCTGTGCCTGCTGTCCCCGGAGATGCGGAACCGGCGGATCATGAACAGCTACTTCTCCGACGACGGTGCCACCGCGACCCCCGCGATCGAGAGCGACACCGTCTCCGGGCTGTACAGCCACCTGCACGGCGGACACTGGTCGACCGTGATCTCGCACGCCTGGCTGCACATGTTCGGCGTACCGGACGGGATGCGCGTGGTCCCGCTGAAGAGCCCGGCGCACGGGCCGCGGGTCGGCCTGGTCGTCGCCGCGCGGAGCCCCGAGGCGGTCCTCGCCCGGGCCCTGCTCGACGTGGCTCGTCAGGCCGGCGTCCACCTCGCGCTCGACGAGCTGCTGGACGTCCACCTGATGGGTTCCGGCTATTCGGCGCAACTCGCCTGA
- a CDS encoding alpha/beta fold hydrolase, protein MDKVISADGTPIAYETFGSGPGLVLVAGALTTRGYYVPLATALSSAFTVVTYDRRGRGDSGDNPRYEVEREVEDLAAVRRATGAEYGYADSSGVMVLLRAVAAGVPFGKLTIMEPPFRVEGAPPAPDRYLERLREFVAAGNPGGAAELFMVEAVGQPQELVDGFKQSPMWPGIEAIGHTLVYDAEQLGDSAVPVELLSGITVETLALHSTGSPEWLQRAVRLAAGALPKAEVRELEGEFHQVPPEVLAPALTEFYL, encoded by the coding sequence ATGGACAAGGTCATCTCCGCCGACGGCACGCCGATCGCCTACGAAACGTTCGGGTCGGGACCGGGGCTCGTCCTGGTCGCCGGCGCGCTGACGACCCGCGGGTACTACGTGCCGCTCGCCACCGCGCTGTCGTCGGCCTTCACCGTGGTCACGTACGACCGGCGCGGCCGTGGCGACTCGGGCGACAATCCGCGGTACGAGGTCGAGCGTGAGGTCGAGGATCTGGCGGCGGTGCGGCGGGCCACCGGCGCCGAGTACGGGTACGCCGACTCGTCGGGCGTGATGGTGCTGCTCCGGGCGGTCGCGGCCGGGGTGCCGTTCGGGAAGCTGACGATCATGGAGCCGCCGTTCCGGGTCGAGGGGGCACCGCCGGCGCCGGACCGCTACCTCGAGCGGCTCCGCGAATTCGTTGCGGCCGGCAACCCCGGGGGAGCGGCCGAGCTGTTCATGGTCGAGGCGGTCGGGCAGCCGCAGGAGCTGGTCGACGGGTTCAAGCAGTCGCCGATGTGGCCCGGGATCGAGGCGATCGGGCACACGCTGGTGTACGACGCGGAGCAGTTGGGAGACAGCGCGGTCCCGGTCGAGCTGCTGTCCGGGATCACCGTGGAGACGCTGGCTCTGCACAGCACCGGGAGCCCGGAGTGGCTGCAGCGCGCGGTGCGGTTGGCGGCCGGCGCGCTGCCGAAGGCCGAGGTGCGGGAGCTGGAAGGCGAGTTCCACCAGGTACCGCCCGAAGTACTCGCGCCGGCGTTGACCGAGTTCTACCTCTGA